From Coffea arabica cultivar ET-39 chromosome 2e, Coffea Arabica ET-39 HiFi, whole genome shotgun sequence, the proteins below share one genomic window:
- the LOC113727956 gene encoding BEACH domain-containing protein C2-like has protein sequence MEGEEVNEHEQTPGREPEIIGEGDNIDERVGTSHTGIVDITSVSTDDIENSVGLQRPDSAASIADDDHFEQVSLKDQDKGGEETKQLESSASLRHSSGGSEDLFEYSFGTVPSGFNSPPDADVHHDRHFSSPGPESESVHDVQLSPSSVSVDSAMYSYGDGAFSPVDSPQKPRPKQVMPNVSPELLHLVDSAIMGKPESLDKLKNIVSGVESFGYGEEADTVAFLVVDSLLATMGGVESFEDEDNNPPSVMLNSRAAIVAGELIPWLPCVGDIAGLMSPRTRMVRGLLAILRACTRNRAMCSMAGLLGVLLRSAAKIFLQDDGSSEQMSWDGTPLCHCIQYLAGHSLSASDLYKWFQVITETLHTKWAARLTLSLEKAMGGKESRGPACTFEFDGESSGLLGPGESRWPFINGYAFATWIYIESFADTLNTATAAAAIAAAAAATSGKSSAMSAAAAASALAGEGTAHMPRLFSFLSADNQGMEAYFHAQFLVVECGSGKGRKASLHFTHAFKPQCWYFIGLEHTCKQGLLGKAESELRLYIDGSLYENRPFDFPRISKPLAFCCIGTNPPPTMAGLQRRRRQCPLFAEMGPVYIFKEPIGPEKMIRLASRGGDVLPCFGNGAGLPWLAANDHVQKMAEEYANLDAEIAGSLHLLYHPNLLNGRYCPDASPSAVAGMHRRPAEVLGQVHVANRMRATEAFWALSYGGPMSLLPLTVSNVHDNSLEPQQGGLSLSLATTSLAAPIFRIISLAIQYPGNVEELCRRRGPEVLSRVLNYLLQTLSSLDAARNDGVGNEELVAAVVSLCQSQKQNHALKVQLFSTLLLDLKIWSLCSYGLQKKLLSSLADMVFTESSIMRDANAIQMLLDGCRRCYWTTRESDSVDTFSIDDAARPVGEVNALVDELLVVIELLVLAAPPSVAVDDVRCLLGFMVDCPQLNQVSRVLHLIYRLVVQPNASRAQTFSEAFMAYGGIETLLVLLQREAKAGDLDEPELSTENEKSLSTGKSDLNNQDGLLESSRIGNTGHMEENELASPEKGKLESSTIERMSSVSEYLFLRNLGGITSSISAENARKNVYNADKSDSIVVGIINILGALVISGHLKFGTHAPPDMSNNLLGLLEGGGTMFDDKVSLLLFALQRAFQAAPNRLMTSRVYTALLGASLNAPSTDDGLNFYDSGHRFEHLQLLLVLLRSLPYASKTFQSRALQDLLILACSHPENRRSLTAMEEWPEWILEILISNYETSVVTTETSSSLKDVEDLIHNFLIIILEYSMRQKDGWQDIEATIHCAEWLSMVGGSSTGDQRIRREESLPMFKRRLLSDLLDFAARELQVQTQVIAAASAGVAAEGLAPKLAKLEAENAAQVSVALVENAIVILMLVEDHLRLQSKIYTTSRFPAVSPSPLSTVLPVGHSSTIVGEPLETLAERKSSSGDSAGLPLDVLASMADANGQLSAAVMERLTAAAAAEPYESVACAFVSYGSCVMDLTEGWKYRSRLWYGVGQPSNASAFGGGGSGREAWKSALEKDANGNWIELPLIKKSVFMLQALLLDESGLGGGLGIGGGSGTGMGGMALLYQLLDSDQPFLCMLRMVLVSLREDDDGKDSMLVDVEDGSSEVSRRQTSNIASFDVNARMSSRKPRSSLLWSVLSPVLNMPVSESKRQRVLVAACILYSEVWHAVSRDRIPLRKQYLETILPPFVALLRRWRPLLAGIYELATADGLNPLVLEDRALAADALPIEAALAMISPSWAAAFASPPAAMGLAMIAAGAAGGETTVSATTSHLRRDSSLLERKTTRLHTFSSFQKPLEAPSKSPAAPKDKAAAKAAALAAARDLERNAKIGSGRGLSAVAMATSAQRRNKSDMGRVKRWNVSDAMGTAWMECLQSVDTKAVYGKDFNALSYKFIAVLVGSLALARNMQRLEVDRRMQVEVISRHRLCTGIREWRKLIHYLIEMECLFGPFGNRLCNPQRIFWKLDFTESSSRMRRYLRRNYHGSDHFGAAANYEEPSELKQDKDSVVTPSKASMLAAEAISIEVLNADDDQEDSANPGGQSTDTNLNGDIQSRITETADQPLRTSMESRDAPVTNNQDLAQNPAVVAPGYVPSEHDERIVLELPSSMVRPLKILRGTFQITTRRINFIVDSSESNTSGDGLDCRNETKIEEKDRSWLISSLHQIYSRRYLLRRSALEIFMVDRSNFFFDFGSTDGRRNAYRAIVQARPPHLNNIYLATQRPEQLLQRTQLMERWARWEISNFEYLMQLNTLAGRSYNDITQYPVFPWILSDYSSSTLDLSNPSSYRDLSKPIGALNADRLMKFQERYSSFDDPVIPKFHYGSHYSSAGTVLYYLVRLEPFTTLSIQLQGGKFDHADRMFSDIVATWNGVLEDMSDVKELVPELFYLPEVLTNENSIDFGTTQLGEKLDSVRLPPWAKNPVDFIQKHRMALESEHVSAHLHEWIDLIFGYKQRGKEAIQANNVFFYITYEGTVDIDKILDPVQQRATQDQIAYFGQTPSQLLTIPHMKRFPLADVLHLQTIFRNPKEVKPYAVPHPERCNIPAAAMLASSDSVITVDLHAPAAHIAEHKWQPNTPDGQGTPFLFQHGKPNASSAGGTFMRMFKGPTGSGPEDWHFPQSLAYSTSGISSSAIVAITCDKEIVTGGHVDNSVRLISVDGAKTLEIARGHCAPVTCVALSPDSSYLVTGSRDATVLLWRLHRASTSRSGGTVEPSTPSSTPTSTSSSTTNTLAEKRRHRIEGPIHVLRGHLGEILCCAVSSDLGIVASCSKSSDMLLHSIKKGRLIRRLRGVEAHAICLSSDGIILAWSKQLNALSTFSLNGTFIARSQLPSASSISCMEVSVDGHFALVGLNPSLDSDGVYDSSTNLKSRAGSESFDIGSNEENRLSIPLPSICFFDLHSLKVFHNMKLGEGQDIMAMALNKENTYLIVSTADKQLIIFTDPALSLKVVDHMLKLGWEGDGLSPLIK, from the exons ATGGAAGGGGAAGAGGTTAACGAGCATGAACAAACTCCTGGTAGGGAACCAGAAATTATTGGAGAAGGTGATAATATAGATGAAAGGGTAGGGACGTCTCATACAGGAATTGTTGATATTACAAGTGTTAGTACAGATGATATAGAAAATAGTGTAGGTTTGCAAAGGCCAGATTCTGCAGCTTCAATTGCAGATGATGACCATTTTGAGCAGGTTTCTTTAAAAGACCAAGATAAAGGTGGAGAAGAGACAAAACAATTGGAAAGTTCTGCTAGTTTGAGGCATTCATCAGGTGGGAGTGAGGACCTGTTTGAGTATTCTTTTGGGACAGTTCCGTCAGGGTTCAATTCTCCGCCAGATGCAGATGTGCACCATGATCGCCATTTTTCTAGCCCTGGGCCAGAGAGTGAATCAGTTCATGATGTTCAATTGTCCCCTTCTTCAGTTAGTGTGGATTCTGCTATGTATTCATATGGCGACGGTGCTTTCTCTCCTGTTGACTCACCACAAAAGCCTAGGCCGAAACAGGTTATGCCAAATGTGTCTCCAGAGCTATTGCATTTAGTGGATTCTGCCATTATGGGAAAGCCTGAAAGCTTGGACAAGCTAAAGAATATTGTGAGCGGTGTTGAGAGTTTTGGATATGGCGAAGAGGCTGATACCGTTGCGTTCTTGGTTGTTGATTCCCTTCTTGCGACAATGGGAGGTGTTGAATCTTTTGAGGATGAGGATAACAATCCTCCTAGTGTGATGCTGAACTCTCGGGCTGCCATTGTGGCAGGTGAACTTATTCCTTGGCTACCTTGTGTTGGTGATATAGCAGGTCTTATGTCCCCTAGGACTAGGATGGTAAGAGGATTGCTTGCTATCTTGCGTGCCTGCACTAGGAACAGAGCTATGTGCTCCATGGCTGGTTTATTAGGGGTCTTGCTGCGGTCAGCTGCTAAGATATTTCTTCAGGATGATGGTTCGAGTGAGCAAATGAGTTGGGATGGAACCCCTCTGTGTCATTGCATTCAGTATTTAGCTGGGCATTCTCTCAGTGCCAGTGATTTGTATAAGTGGTTTCAAGTAATCACAGAGACACTTCACACTAAATGGGCTGCTCGATTGACTCTTTCTTTGGAGAAGGCAATGGGCGGAAAAGAATCAAGGGGTCCAGCATGCACATTTGAATTTGATGGTGAAAGCTCTGGCTTGCTTGGTCCTGGAGAGAGCCGTTGGCCATTCATAAATGGATATGCATTTGCGACCTGGATCTACATCGAGTCTTTTGCAGACACACTAAATACTGCAACTGCCGCAGCAGCTATTGCTGCAGCTGCGGCTGCTACATCAGGAAAATCATCAGCTATGTCAGCAGCTGCTGCTGCCAGTGCTTTAGCTGGTGAAGGCACAGCACACATGCCACGGCTTTTCAGCTTCTTATCTGCTGATAATCAGGGGATGGAAGCATATTTTCATGCCCAGTTTTTGGTAGTAGAATGTGGAAGTGGGAAAGGCAGGAAGGCTTCTCTGCATTTCACTCATGCATTTAAGCCACAATGTTGGTACTTTATTGGCCTTGAACATACTTGCAAGCAGGGGCTACTTGGGAAAGCAGAGAGCGAATTAAGGTTATATATTGATGGATCCTTGTACGAAAATCGTCCTTTTGATTTTCCACGGATTTCCAAGCCACTTGCATTTTGCTGCATTGGAACTAATCCACCTCCAACAATGGCTGGTTTACAACGGCGTCGTCGTCAATGTCCTTTGTTTGCTGAAATGGGCCCTGTATATATCTTTAAGGAACCTATTGGGCCTGAGAAAATGATTCGTTTGGCTTCTAGGGGAGGGGATGTGCTACCTTGTTTTGGTAATGGAGCTGGTTTACCATGGCTAGCTGCAAATGACCATGTACAAAAGATGGCAGAAGAATATGCAAATCTGGATGCTGAAATTGCTGGGTCCCTTCATCTCCTCTATCACCCTAATTTACTGAATGGGCGCTATTGTCCAGATGCTTCCCCCTCTGCTGTAGCAG GCATGCATCGAAGGCCTGCTGAAGTTCTTGGGCAAGTGCATGTAGCAAATAGAATGCGGGCCACAGAGGCTTTTTGGGCCTTGTCTTATGGAGGTCCCATGTCTTTACTTCCATTAACAGTAAGCAATGTGCATGACAATAGCTTAGAACCACAACAAGGTGGCCTTTCTTTGTCGTTGGCCACAACTTCTCTTGCTGCTCCTATATTCAGAATTATTTCTCTGGCCATTCAATACCCTGGAAATGTTGAAGAGTTGTGTCGTAGAAGAGGGCCTGAGGTTTTGTCGAGAGTGTTGAATTATCTCCTTCAAACTCTGTCCTCACTTGATGCTGCAAGAAATGATGGAGTAGGGAATGAGGAACTTGTTGCAGCAGTTGTATCCTTATGCCAATCTCAGAAACAAAACCATGCCCTCAAAGTGCAGCTTTTTAGTACCCTGCTACTGGATCTAAAGATCTGGAGCTTGTGCAGCTATGGGTTACAAAAGAAGCTTCTATCTTCACTTGCTGATATGGTTTTTACTGAGTCATCCATTATGCGAGATGCTAATGCTATTCAGATGCTTCTTGATGGCTGCAGGCGTTGTTATTGGACTACTCGTGAAAGTGACTCTGTTGATACCTTTTCTATAGATGATGCAGCTCGCCCTGTTGGTGAAGTTAATGCATTGGTTGATGAGCTCTTAGTGGTTATTGAACTATTGGTTCTGGCAGCTCCTCCTTCAGTGGCTGTGGATGATGTGCGTTGTTTACTCGGATTTATGGTTGACTGTCCACAATTGAATCAG GTTTCCAGGGTATTGCATCTCATCTATAGGTTGGTTGTACAGCCCAACGCATCCAGGGCTCAGACCTTTTCTGAGGCATTTATGGCATATGGTGGTATAGAAACCCTTCTAGTCCTATTGCAGCGTGAAGCAAAAGCTGGAGACCTGGATGAACCAGAATTATCGACTGAGAATGAAAAATCTCTTTCAACAGGGAAATCAGATTTAAACAATCAAGATGGACTTTTGGAAAGTAGCCGCATCGGTAATACAGGACATATGGAGGAAAATGAATTAGCTTCACCTGAAAAAGGGAAACTTGAGTCTTCTACCATTGAAAGGATGTCATCTGTATCTGAGTATCTTTTCCTCAGGAATTTAGGTGGCATCACTTCTTCAATAAGTGctgaaaatgcaagaaagaatgTATACAATGCAGACAAAAGTGATAGCATTGTTGTTGGCATTATTAACATCTTAGGTGCTTTAGTTATATCAGGACATCTGAAATTTGGTACACACGCTCCTCCAGATATGAGTAATAATCTTCTTGGTTTGCTTGAGGGAGGGGGGACCATGTTTGATGACAAGGTTTCACTTCTACTTTTTGCTTTACAAAGAGCTTTCCAAGCAGCACCAAACAGGCTTATGACTAGCAGAGTATACACAGCATTATTAGGGGCCTCG TTAAATGCTCCTTCAACAGATGATGGACTGAACTTTTATGACTCTGGTCATCGCTTTGAGCATTTACAGCTTTTGTTAGTTCTTCTACGGTCACTTCCATACGCATCCAAGACATTTCAAAGTCGAGCACTTCAG GATCTCCTAATCTTGGCTTGCAGTCATCCGGAGAATAGGAGGAGCTTGACGGCCATGGAGGAATGGCCTGAGTGGATTTTGGAAATTCTTATATCTAATTATGAG ACAAGTGTTGTTACAACTGAAACTTCATCAAGCCTGAAAGATGTGGAAGACCTTATACACAACTTCCTGATAATCATATTAGAGTATTCAATGCGCCAGAAGGATGGATGGCAG GATATTGAAGCTACAATTCATTGTGCAGAGTGGCTCTCGATGGTGGGTGGTTCTAGCACAGGAGACCAAAGAATCAG ACGTGAGGAATCATTGCCTATGTTCAAAAGAAGGCTGTTGAGTGACTTACTAGACTTTGCTGCCAGAGAACTTCAGGTTCAG ACTCAAGTTATTGCTGCGGCTTCTGCTGGTGTGGCAGCTGAGGGGCTAGCACCCAAGTTAGCAAAGTTGGAAGCTGAAAATGCTGCGCAAGTTTCAGTGGCTTTGGTGGAGAATGCTATTGTGATCTTAATGCTTGTTGAAGATCATTTGCGTTTGCAAAGCAAAATCTATACGACTTCACGCTTCCCTGCTGTCTCTCCTTCTCCTCTCTCAACTGTTTTGCCTGTGGGTCACTCTTCAACTATAGTTGGAGAACCTCTAGAAACTCTGGCTGAACGTAAATCATCATCTGGTGATTCTGCAGGACTGCCTTTAGAT GTTCTTGCTTCTATGGCTGATGCCAACGGACAACTTTCTGCAGCTGTTATGGAACGACTTACTGCTGCTGCAGCTGCTGAACCTTATGAATCAGTTGCCTGTGCTTTTGTGTCCTATGGAAGCTGTGTCATGGATTTAACTGAAGGATGGAAGTACAGGAGTAGATTGTGGTATGGCGTTGGCCAACCTTCCAATGCATCAGCCTTTGGTGGTGGTGGCAGTGGCAGGGAAGCTTGGAAATCAGCGCTGGAGAAAGATGCAAATGGCAATTGGATTGAACTGCCTCTGATAAAAAAGTCTGTTTTCATGCTTCAAGCTTTGTTATTAGATGAGTCTGGACTTGGTGGAGGCCTAGGTATTGGAGGAGGTTCTGGTACTGGAATGGGGGGCATGGCTCTGCTTTACCAGTTACTAGACAGTGATCAACCCTTCTTGTGCATGCTTCGAATGGTGCTTGTTTCGTTGAGGGAAGATGATGATGGTAAGGACAGCATGCTCGTAGATGTGGAGGATGGCTCATCAGAAGTTTCACGTCGACAAACAAGTAATATTGCATCTTTTGACGTCAATGCTCGAATGTCATCAAGAAAACCGCGATCCTCATTGTTGTGGAG TGTGCTCTCACCTGTCCTCAACATGCCAGTTTCTGAGTCCAAGAGGCAGAGAGTGTTGGTTGCAGCATGTATTCTGTATTCTGAG GTGTGGCATGCTGTCAGCAGGGATAGAATTCCTCTGCGTAAGCAGTATCTGGAGACAATATTGCCACCATTTGTTGCTCTTTTAAGGAGGTGGCGACCCCTTTTGGCCGGAATTTATGAACTTGCTACTGCTGATGGTTTGAATCCTCTTGTTCTAGAAGACCGTGCATTGGCTGCAGATGCTTTGCCTATCGAG GCTGCTCTTGCCATGATCTCTCCTAGCTGGGCTGCTGCTTTTGCATCACCACCTGCTGCTATGGGTTTGGCGATGATTGCTGCTGGAGCTGCTGGTGGGGAAACAACTGTATCTGCAACAACTAGTCATCTCAGGCGTGATTCGTCATTGCTCGAGCGTAAAACAACTAGGCTTCATACTTTTTCGAGCTTTCAGAAGCCTCTGGAGGCACCTAGTAAATCGCCTGCCGCACCAAAGGACAAGGCTGCAGCAAAGGCCGCTGCATTGGCTGCTGCAAGAGATCTTGAACGCAATGCAAAAATTGGTTCTGGAAGAGGTCTCAGTGCTGTGGCAATGGCTACCTCTGCACAGCGTCGGAATAAGAGTGATATGGGGCGTGTAAAGCGATGGAATGTTTCTGATGCCATGGGGACTGCCTGGATGGAATGCTTGCAGTCAGTTGATACAAAAGCAGTTTATGGCAAAGATTTTAATGCCCTATCATATAAATTTATTGCTGTCCTTGTTGGAAGTTTAGCATTAGCTAGAAACATGCAAAGATTGGAG GTTGATAGACGCATGCAAGTTGAGGTAATTTCTCGCCATCGTCTATGCACTGGAATTCGGGAATGGCGGAAATTGATTCACTATTTGATAGAGATGGAATGCCTCTTTGGGCCTTTTGGTAATCGTTTGTGCAATCCGCAACGT ATCTTCTGGAAGCTGGATTTTACGGAAAGTTCTTCAAGGATGAGGAGATACTTGAGAAGAAATTACCATGGATCGGATCATTTTGGTGCTGCTGCAAATTATGAAGAACCGTCAGAGCTGAAGCAAGATAAAGATAGTGTTGTAACTCCATCTAAGGCCTCTATGTTGGCTGCAGAGGCTATCTCAATTGAGGTATTGAATGCAGATGATGACCAAGAGGACAGTGCCAATCCTGGGGGTCAGTCAACAGACACAAACCTGAATGGTGACATTCAGTCAAGGATAACTGAAACTGCAGACCAGCCCCTGAGGACATCTATGGAGTCAAGAGATGCCCCTGTTACAAACAACCAAGATTTGGCACAAAATCCAGCTGTAGTTGCCCCAGGTTATGTTCCAAGTGAACATGATGAAAGAATTGTCCTTGAACTTCCTTCATCAATGGTTCGGCCACTAAAAATACTAAGAGGGACTTTTCAA ATAACAAcaagaagaatcaattttattgTTGATAGCAGTGAGAGTAATACTTCTGGGGATGGGTTGGACtgcagaaatgaaacaaaaattgaagaaaaggaTCGAAGCTGGTTAATATCTTCTCTTCATCAAATATATAGTAGAAG ATATCTCTTGAGAAGAAGTGCATTGGAGATATTTATGGTTGATCGTTCAAACTTCTTCTTTGACTTTGGG AGCACAGATGGAAGACGAAATGCCTATCGAGCTATTGTTCAAGCTCGTCCGCCTCATTTGAACAATATTTACCTGGCAACTCAG AGACCTGAACAACTTCTGCAGAGAACCCAACTTATGGAACGCTGGGCTAGGTGGGAG ATCAGCAATTTTGAATATCTCATGCAGCTTAACACATTGGCTGGGCGCAGCTATAATGATATCACACAG TATCCAGTTTTCCCTTGGATTCTTTCAGATTACAGTTCAAGCACATTGGATCTCTCGAATCCTTCTTCTTATCGTGACCTTTCTAAG CCCATTGGTGCATTAAATGCTGATCGTTTAATGAAGTTCCAAGAGAGGTACTCCAGTTTTGATGATCCGGTGATACCAAAATTTCACTATGGTTCACATTATTCAAGTGCTGGGACG GTATTGTATTATCTTGTTCGACTTGAGCCTTTCACTACCCTCTCTATTCAACTACAAGGTGGGAAATTTGATCATGCAGACAGAATGTTTTCTGATATTGTTGCAACATGGAACGGAGTTCTCGAGGACATGAGTGACGTCAAGGAATTG GTTCCTGAGCTGTTTTACCTCCCTGAAGTGTTGACTAATGAGAACTCCATTGACTTTGGCACAACACAGTTAGGAGAAAAGCTTG ACTCAGTCAGGCTTCCTCCTTGGGCTAAAAATCCAGTTGACTTCATTCAAAAGCACCGAATGGCTCTTGAGAGTGAGCATGTTTCAGCGCACTTGCATGAATGGATTGATCTCATATTTGG GTATAAGCAACGGGGAAAAGAAGCTATACAGGCTAACAATGTATTCTTCTACATCACCTATGAGGGAACTGTGGACATTGACAAGATATTGGACCCT GTACAACAACGTGCTACACAAGATCAGATTGCATACTTTGGGCAAACTCCATCACAACTTCTAACTATCCCTCACATGAAGAGGTTTCCACTAGCTGATGTTCTTCACTTACAG ACAATCTTCCGGAATCCCAAAGAAGTTAAACCTTATGCAGTTCCTCATCCAGAACGCTGCAATATTCCTGCTGCTGCCATGTTAGCATCTTCAGATTCTGTTATCACTGTTGATCTACATGCCCCTGCTGCCCATATAGCGGAGCATAAATGGCAGCCAAATACCCCTGATGGTCAGGGGacaccttttctttttcaacatgGGAAGCCTAATGCTAGTTCTGCTGGAGGAACATTTATGCGCATGTTTAAAGGGCCAACTGGCTCTGGGCCTGAGGATTGGCATTTTCCCCAGTCACTGGCTTATTCAACTTCTGGTATTAGTAGCTCAGCTATAGTTGCCATCACATGCGACAAAGAGATTGTCACTG GTGGCCATGTGGATAACAGTGTCAGGCTGATATCAGTGGATGGAGCAAAAACCTTGGAAATAGCTCGAGGACATTGTGCTCCTGTAACTTGCGTGGCTTTGTCTCCTGATAGCAGCTATCTGGTGACAGGATCTCGAGATGCAACAGTTCTCCTTTGGAGACTGCATCGTGCATCCACTTCTCGCTCAGGTGGCACAGTTGAGCCATCCACTCCGTCAAGCACACCAACTTCCACTAGCAGCAGTACTACAAACACCTTAGCTGAAAAAAGGAGGCATCGTATTGAGGGTCCTATACATGTTCTGCGAGGCCACCTTGGGGAAATATTGTGCTGTGCTGTCAGTTCTGATCTTGGAATTGTTGCTTCATGCTCCAAATCGTCGGATATGCTGCTTCACTCGATAAAAAAAGGACGTTTGATCCGAAGGCTTCGTGGTGTGGAGGCTCATGCAATCTGTCTTTCTTCTGATGGGATAATTTTGGCTTGGAGTAAACAACTTAATGCACTAAGCACCTTTTCTCTTAATGGAACTTTTATTGCCAGATCGCAACTTCCTTCTGCCTCGAGCATTAGTTGCATGGAGGTTTCTGTCGATGGGCATTTTGCTTTGGTTGGTCTAAATCCTTCACTGGATAGTGATGGAGTTTATGACAGCAGCACAAATTTGAAGAGTAGAGCCGGAAGTGAAAGTTTTGATATTGGATCAAATGAAGAAAACAGATTGAGTATTCCACTACCTTCAATTTGCTTCTTCGATCTACATTCGTTAAAG GTATTCCACAACATGAAACTGGGAGAAGGGCAAGACATTATGGCTATGGCTTTGAACAAGGAAAACACATATCTTATTGTGTCCACAGCTGATAAACAGTTGATAATTTTCACTGACCCCGCT TTAAGCTTGAAGGTTGTGGATCATATGCTCAAGCTGGGTTGGGAAGGTGATGGGCTCAGCCCTCTTATAAAATGA